A region of Dermochelys coriacea isolate rDerCor1 chromosome 1, rDerCor1.pri.v4, whole genome shotgun sequence DNA encodes the following proteins:
- the LOC119843514 gene encoding uncharacterized protein LOC119843514 isoform X1, translating to METRKLDGSFFKKALNKDEVENILSEISNLKMTERENGKYNKKNEVKCESLCSAPQNILCLGLQTARTPAPRILQLLPSQSSDFVGEEYYSSRKIPKLGEWSITTFKDNIIPTGRQLPRTPFYTNQQGKLLLGALKDHTVLNERYSTGVVGPSHSECDTLKLQIADVLEKLLREETSVKTRASNAWVYPRKKDSICQCTQQPDDDHSISGNTANGKEVAPSLVEDEQELQEELNLWKILQYQAVSLLLQQIGED from the exons ATGGAGACAAGGAAATTAGATGgaagtttctttaaaaaagccCTGAATAAAGATGAAGTTGAAAATATTCTCAGTGAAATTAGTAATCTTAAAAtgactgagagagagaatggcaaatacaataaaaaaaatgaagtcaaaTGTGAAAGCCTTTGTTCAGCTCCTCAAAACATTCTGTGTCTTGGTCTGCAAACTGCAAGAACTCCTGCTCCAAGGATCCTACAACTGTTGCCATCTCAATCATCTGATTTCGTGGGAGAAGAATATTACTCTTCAAGAAAAATTCCCAAATTAGGAGAATGGAGTATAACAACTTTTAAAGACAATATTATTCCCACAGGGAGACAACTTCCTCGTACCCCATTCTACACAAATCAGCAAGGGAAATTGTTGCTAGGAGCTTTAAAGGACCATACAGTACTGAATGAGAGATATTCAACAGGTGTAGTTGGACCTAGTCATTCAGAATGTGATACACTTAAGTTACAGATTGCTGATGTGTTGGAGAAACTTTTGAGGGAGGAGACTTCTGTAAAGACTCGTGCCTCAAATGCATGGGTTTACCCTAGGAAAAAAGATTCCATTTGCCAGTGTACACAGCAGCCTGATGACGACCACAGCATCTCTGGCAATACAGCAAATGGCAAGGAGGTGGCACCATCTCTAGTTGAGGATGAG CAAGAATTACAAGAAGAGTTGAACCTCTGGAAGATTCTCCAGTACCAAGCTGTTTCACTACTACTTCAACAAATAGGAGAAGACTAA